In Cheilinus undulatus linkage group 16, ASM1832078v1, whole genome shotgun sequence, one DNA window encodes the following:
- the LOC121524402 gene encoding NLR family CARD domain-containing protein 3-like isoform X3, which produces MTTITAVGVLSSDRQQGALCCGSVGQTRGGSLSSETSLCEDQEALRFRMEKKSPDSAEPSCVSMKSDRSIGRGIDFKQSADERVELGPSEFFRDQSKQQKPELDSIFMLLEEIIIIFVKKELKRFQKALSQDNPECPSEDEEVLVGEDEEQKSREAFLKITENFLRRMKQYELADCLRNRYSASVCRQKLKSNLKQKFRCVFEGIAKAGNPTLLNQIYTELYITEGGTGEVNQEHEVRQMETTSREADRSETTIRQEDIFKAPPGRDEPIRTVLTKGVAGIGKTVLTQKFTLDWAEGKANQDIQFTFPFTFRELNVLKEKEFSLVDLIHYFFTETKEAGLCRFEDFQVVFIFDGLDECRLPLDFHQTKILSDVRETTSVGVLLTNLIRGNLLPSARLWITTRPAAANQIPPECVDMVTEVRGFTDPQKEEYFRKRLRDEDQASTIISHIKTSRSLHIMCHIPVFCWITATVLEDLLKTREGGELPKTLTEMYIHFLVVQSKVKSIKYDGGAETDPHWNKKSRKMMESLGKLAFEQLQKGNLIFYEPDLRECGIDIRAASVYSGVFTQVFIEERGLYQDTVFCFIHLSVQEFLAALHVHQTFTNSGVNLMAEEQTTSRSTMTQLYQSTVDQALQSPNGHLDLFLRFLLGLSLTTNQNLLQGLLKQTGSDSETNQETVQYIKTKISEDLSAEKSINLFHCLSELKDRSLVEQIQQSLRSGRLSTDKLSPAQWSALVFILLSEEDLDVFDLKKYSASEEALLRLLPVVKASNKALLSGCNLSERICGALSSVLSSQSSSLRDLDLSNNHLQDSGVELLSTGLKSPHCRLETLRLSVCNLSERSCGALSSVLSSQSSSLRDLDLSNNDLQDSGVELLSTGLKSPHCRLETLSLCGCMVTEEGCSSLASALSWSCLTELDLSYNHPGGPGEKLLSALQEDPDCRLETLRRL; this is translated from the exons GTTCAGGATGGAGAAGAAGAGTCCAGACTCTGCTGAACCCAGCTGTGTGTCCATGAAGAGTGACCGGTCTATTGGTCGTGGTATAGACTTCAAACAGTCAGCAGATGAAAG AGTTGAGCTGGGACCATCAGAGTTCTTCAGAGATCAGTCCAAACAGCAGAAACCAGAGCTGGACTCCATATTTATG CTGCTGGAGGAGATCATTATCATCTTTGTGAAGAAGGAACTGAAGAGATTTCAGAAGGCTCTGAGTCAGGATAACCCAGAATGTcccagtgaggatgaggaggtgtTGGTTGGTGAAGATGAAGAGCAGAAGAGCAGAGAGGCTTTTCTGAAGATCACAGAGAACTTCCTGAGGAGAATGAAGCAGTACGAGCTGGCTGACTGTCTGAGGAACA GATATTCTGCTTCAGTATGCCGACAGAAACTCAAGTCTAACCTGAAGCAGAAGTTCCggtgtgtgtttgaggggatCGCTAAAGCAGGAAACCCAACCCTTCTGAATCAGATCTACACAGAGCTCTACATCACTGAGGGAGGGACTGGAGAGGTCAACCAGGAACACGAGGTCAGACAGATGGAAACAACATCCAGGGAAGCAGACAGATCAGAAACTaccatcagacaggaggacatctTTAAAGCTCCACCTGGAAgagatgaaccaatcagaacagTGTTGACGAAGGGCGTGGCTGGCATTGGGAAAACAGTCTTAACACAGAAGTTCACTCTGGACTGGGCTGAAGGCAAAGCCAACCAGGACATCCAGTTCACATTTCCATTCActttcagagagctgaatgtGCTGAAAGAGAAAGAGTTCAGCTTGGTGGATCTCATTCATTACTTCTTCACTGAAACCAAAGAAGCAGGACTCTGCAGGTTTGAGGACTTCCAGGTGGTCTTCATCTTTGACGGTCTGGATGAGTGTCGACTTCCTCTGGACTTCCACCAAACCAAAATCCTCTCTGATGTCAGAGAGACCACCTCAGTGGGTGTGCTGCTGACAAACCTCATCAGGGGGAACCTGCTTCCATCTGCTCGCCTCTGGATAACCAcacgacctgcagcagccaatcagatccctccTGAGTGTGTTGACATGgtgacagaggtcagagggttCACTGACCCTCAGAAGGAGGAGTACTTCAGGAAGAGATTGAGAGATGAGGATCAGGCCAGCACAATCATCTCCCACATCAAGACATCCCGAAGCCTCCACATCATGTGCCACATCCCggtcttctgctggatcactgctacagttctggaggatctgctgaagaccagagagggaggagagctcCCCAAGACCCTGACTGAGATGTACATCCACTTCCTGGTGGTTCAGTCTAAAGTGAAGAGCATCAAGTATGATGGAGGAGCTGAGACTGATCCACACTGGAATAAAAAGAGCAGGAAGATGATGGAGTCTCTGGGTAAGCTGGCttttgagcagctgcagaaaggaaACCTGATCTTCTATGAACCAGACCTGAGAGAGTGTGGCATCGATATCAGAGCAGCCTCAGTGTACTCAGGAGTGTTCACACAGGTGTTTATAGAGGAGAGAGGACTGTACCAGGACACGGTGTTCTGCTTCATCCATCTGAgtgttcaggagtttctggCTGCTCTTCATGTCCATCAGACCTTCACCAACTCTGGAGTCAATTTGATGGCAGAGGAACAAACAACATCCAGATCTACAATGACACAGCTCTACCAGAGCACCGTGGACCAGGCCTTACAGAGTCCTAATGGACACCTGGACCTGTTCCTCCGCTTCCTCCTGGGTCTGTCACTGACCACCAATCAGAATCTCCTACAAGGTCTGCTtaaacagacaggaagtgactcAGAGACCAATCAGGAAACAGTCCAGTACATCAAGACAAAGATCAGTGAGgatctgtctgcagagaaaagCATCAACCTGTTCCACTGTCTGAGTGAACTGAAGGATCGTTCTCTAGTGGAGCAGATCCAACAGTCCCTGAGATCAGGACGCCTCTCCACAGATAAACTGTCTCCTGCTCAGTGGTCAGCTCTGGTCTTCATCTTACTGTCAGAAGAAGATCTGGATGTGTTTGACCTGAAGAAATACTCTGCTTCAGAGGAGGCTCTCCTGAGGCTGCTGCCAGTGGTCAAAGCCTCCAACAAAGCTCT ACTGAGTGGCTGTAACCTCTCAGAGAGAATCTGTGGAGCTCTGTCCTCAGTCCTCAGCTCCCAGTCCTCCAGTCTGAGAGACCTGGACCTGAGTAACAACCACTtgcaggattcaggagtggAGCTGCTATCTACTGGACTAAAGAGTCCACACTGCAGACTGGAAACTCTCAG ACTGAGTGTCTGTAACCtctcagagagaagctgtggaGCTCTGTCCTCAGTCCTCAGCTCCCAGTCCTCCAGTCTGAGAGACCTGGACCTGAGTAACAACGACCTGCAGGATTCAGGGGTGGAGCTGCTATCTACTGGACTAAAGAGTCCACACTGCAGACTGGAAACTCTCAG TCTGTGTGGCTGTATGGTCACAGAGGAAGgctgttcttctctggcctcagctctgaGCTGGTCCTGTCTGAcagagctggacctgagctacaatcatccaggaggaccaggagagaaacTGCTGTCTGCTCTCCAGGAGGATCCAGACTGCAGACTGGAGACACTGAG